AGTTGGAGGAAATCGAAAAAGCCTCCTCATAAAATGAGAAGGCGAAGGGGGTTACTTTCTTTTCAACGTTTTGAAGAATTGCTGTGCTCTTATATTATAACTTCATTTTATGATTATATCCTATCCAATTTTTATCACTTAGCACATTAGATTGGAGATGAATACTATTCAGTTTCTATCTTATTAATAAAACTATCTGAAAATAAACTAATAATTCCGCTTACTTTGTCATAAGTTCACTATCTAATAATCATAAACCTTTTTTTATTAAAAATATAAAAAAATAACATAAATTTAGGACTAATTTACTTAAAATTAAACAAACAATCTGAATGTTCATATAAAGTTCTTAATTAACATTACTATACTCCCAACAAACATGTTATTATTTGTACTAATAGACTAGTAATAAAGAGGGGGGTACTATGTCACTTAGTGAAAAAATCACCCATGTCTTAAATGGCACAATTGATTCAGTAAATACAATTATACCTGCTAAATTAGATATTTCTAAACCATCTATGACTACCCAACCACTTCAACAATCGTCAATAGGAGTATTAATAGGAATGACAGGTGATGTGAGAGGGAGAATCGTCATTGTAAGTGATGAACCAACATTAAGCAATGTCGGGGAGTTAATGTTCGGAATGCCTCTCGAAGGTGAAATGCTTCAATCCTTTACAGGTGAACTCGGAAATATGCTTGCTGGAAATATCGCAACTAATATTTCTAGTAAAGGAATGACAACAGACATCACACCTCCTACTGTCATGGTCGGTGAAACAAAAATGTATGGATTTGATCGAGCGTTCCGTGTACCGGTCAAGGTTGAAGATAAAGGTGAATTACATATCATTTTAATGCTTGAGCCAGATAATAAACATTAATATGCAAAGAAACACCTCAATTCCACATTGAGGTGTTTCTTCGTGTCTCATTCAATTTCTTGATTCTATTTTCTATCTCCATCTATAACTAAATCAAGTCTACCTGTATTCGGCTCAATGATAAGTCCATGAACAGGAATGTCAGTTGGAAATAGCGGATGTTGATGAATTTGTTGAACAGAATGACGTACATTCTCTTCCGGAGAATCAAATCCTTTCAGCCATGTCTTTAAATCGACTCCAGAACCTTCTAATGACTTCTGTTTCTCATCTGTAAAATTACCTTTTTTCGCCTTCTCTAACAGTTTATCAGCATGTAATCCTGTCATACCACAATCATAATGACCGATCACAAATACTTCTTCAGCTTGTAATTCATAAACTGCTACTAAAATACTTCGCATTATACTGCCATATGAATCAGTAATCATCGCTCCAGCATTTTTGATCATTTTTACATCGCCATTTCCAATATTCATCGCTTTCGGTAATAGCTCCACCAATCGAGTATCCATACACGATAAAATAACAATTTTTTTATCTGGTAGCTTTGATGTTTCATATTGCTCGTATTTTTTTTCCTCAATAAATTGTTTATTGTAAGATAAAATGTCTTGAAGTCTACTCACAACTGCTCCTCCTCGTCTCTATTTCAAAAGTTAGATTATGTATAAAACAATCAGTAATCAATATCATCACGTTCAATGACGATCAAACTATATTTATTAGTATAACATGTTCTTATCAGTATATCAGTTTTAAAAAACTAGCTACAGATTAAAAAAATCCTGTCTTGATTGTACAATCAGACAGGATTCCCTTATTAGATTACAATTGTATTATTCGGAATGACATTTCGTACTTGCTCAAGAAGTTGTTCTTCTTCATTGTGCAAACATAATGTGACAACTCCATTATCCTCACTCGAACGAATTAAACGACCAAATCCTTGTCGTAATCGTAA
The nucleotide sequence above comes from Bacillus solimangrovi. Encoded proteins:
- a CDS encoding beta-class carbonic anhydrase, whose translation is MSRLQDILSYNKQFIEEKKYEQYETSKLPDKKIVILSCMDTRLVELLPKAMNIGNGDVKMIKNAGAMITDSYGSIMRSILVAVYELQAEEVFVIGHYDCGMTGLHADKLLEKAKKGNFTDEKQKSLEGSGVDLKTWLKGFDSPEENVRHSVQQIHQHPLFPTDIPVHGLIIEPNTGRLDLVIDGDRK
- a CDS encoding chemotaxis protein CheX, translated to MSLSEKITHVLNGTIDSVNTIIPAKLDISKPSMTTQPLQQSSIGVLIGMTGDVRGRIVIVSDEPTLSNVGELMFGMPLEGEMLQSFTGELGNMLAGNIATNISSKGMTTDITPPTVMVGETKMYGFDRAFRVPVKVEDKGELHIILMLEPDNKH